From the Diospyros lotus cultivar Yz01 chromosome 13, ASM1463336v1, whole genome shotgun sequence genome, one window contains:
- the LOC127789290 gene encoding zinc finger A20 and AN1 domain-containing stress-associated protein 8-like: MMESSKETGCRAPEGPILCVNNCGFFGSAATMNMCSKCHKEMIMKQEQAKLAASSIENIVNGGSGSNGKEPVVTVADVQAGPVDLKVVPTQASCDSSSSQGSELKVKGGPNRCSTCRKRVGLTGFNCRCGNLFCAVHRYSDKHDCPFDYRTAARDAIAKANPVVKAEKLDKI; the protein is encoded by the coding sequence ATGATGGAGTCTTCCAAAGAGACTGGATGCCGAGCTCCAGAAGGCCCAATTCTTTGCGTCAACAACTGTGGCTTCTTTGGAAGCGCTGCCACAATGAACATGTGCTCCAAGTGCCACAAGGAGATGATCATGAAGCAAGAGCAGGCCAAACTTGCTGCTTCGTCAATTGAGAACATTGTGAATGGTGGCTCAGGCAGCAATGGAAAGGAACCTGTGGTTACAGTTGCTGATGTACAAGCTGGACCAGTGGATCTTAAGGTTGTTCCTACCCAAGCATCCTGTGACTCATCTTCAAGCCAGGGTTCAGAGTTGAAAGTGAAAGGCGGTCCAAATCGGTGCAGTACTTGCCGCAAGCGAGTTGGTTTAACAGGTTTCAATTGCAGGTGCGGAAATCTGTTCTGTGCGGTTCATCGCTATTCTGACAAACATGACTGTCCATTTGATTATAGGACTGCTGCTCGGGATGCCATTGCGAAAGCTAATCCTGTTGTGAAGGCAGAAAAGCTTGATAAGATATAA